In Prochlorococcus marinus CUG1415, the sequence CGTAAGCAAAAAGAAGTCATATCTTAAATATCAAAATTTAAAGATTTTTGGCCAAGGTAACTTACATGGAAAAGTTGAAATAAGTGGCGCTAAGAATTCTGCCTTAGTTTTATTAGCCTCATCACTGCTAACTAATGAAAGAATAATTCTTGAGAATGTTCCTCGTCTAACTGATATTGAAAAAATGGGGAATATCCTAAAGAGTTTAGGTGTTAAATTAATACAAAAAAACAATCGATTAGAGATAGATCCTAAAAATATTTCTATTAAAGAACTTCCATATGAACTTGTTAATGGATTAAGAGCTAGTTTCTTTTGTATAGGTGCATTATTAAGTAAATATGGAGAGGCTAAAGTCCCCTTACCTGGAGGTTGCAATATTGGTTCAAGGCCCATAGATGAGCACATAAATGGACTTCAAGCCTTAGGAGCGGAAATTATTATTGAAGAAGGAATTGTCAAAGCAAGAATAAAGGACGAGACTAATAAACTACATGGTTCACATATCAAATTAAAGTGCCCAAGCGTAGGAGCAACTGAAACTTTAATAATGGCAGCATCATTAGCGGAAGGAAGAACCACGATTGAGAATGCTGCAAGAGAACCTGAAATTCAGGATTTATGCCAAATGCTAAATAAAATGGGTGCAAAAATTTACGACTCGGGCAAAGAAAAAATAATTATTGATGGTGTTAATAATCTGTGTGGTTGTACTCATAAAGTAATTCCGGATCGAATAGAAGCTGGCACTTTTTTAATAGCTGCTGCAGCGACTTCCTCTTCGATAACAGTTTCTCCTGTAATTCCTAATCATCTTGAAGCTGTCACGAATAAGCTTCAAGAAAGTGGAAGTAAAATTACGATTAAAGGTAATTCAATTACAATCAAGGGTAAAGAGATTAAAGGGGTAGATATTGAAACAGCTCCTTTCCCAGGATTTCCAACTGATTTGCAAGCACCATTTACAACTTTAATGTCAATCGCAAATGGCGAATCAAAGATAACTGAAACAATTTTCGAAAACAGAATGAACCATGTTCATTTACTCAATAAAATGGGGGCAAATATAAAATTAAATGAAAATATAGCCCATATCAAAGGTGTTAAAAAAATTAAGGGAATGGATCTAGTTGGATCTGATTTGAGGACTTCAGCCGCATTAATAATTGCTGGGATTATAGCTGAAGGCACTAGTAAAATCTATGGTTTAGAACACTTGGATAGAGGGTATGAAAATTTTGAATCAAAACTAAAAATATTGGGTATAAAAATAAATAG encodes:
- the murA gene encoding UDP-N-acetylglucosamine 1-carboxyvinyltransferase, which gives rise to MICVSKKKSYLKYQNLKIFGQGNLHGKVEISGAKNSALVLLASSLLTNERIILENVPRLTDIEKMGNILKSLGVKLIQKNNRLEIDPKNISIKELPYELVNGLRASFFCIGALLSKYGEAKVPLPGGCNIGSRPIDEHINGLQALGAEIIIEEGIVKARIKDETNKLHGSHIKLKCPSVGATETLIMAASLAEGRTTIENAAREPEIQDLCQMLNKMGAKIYDSGKEKIIIDGVNNLCGCTHKVIPDRIEAGTFLIAAAATSSSITVSPVIPNHLEAVTNKLQESGSKITIKGNSITIKGKEIKGVDIETAPFPGFPTDLQAPFTTLMSIANGESKITETIFENRMNHVHLLNKMGANIKLNENIAHIKGVKKIKGMDLVGSDLRTSAALIIAGIIAEGTSKIYGLEHLDRGYENFESKLKILGIKINREFNKKALKNKEFKMNSDPADIPRYKAA